A stretch of Raphanus sativus cultivar WK10039 unplaced genomic scaffold, ASM80110v3 Scaffold1972, whole genome shotgun sequence DNA encodes these proteins:
- the LOC108833234 gene encoding metallothionein-like protein 4B, whose protein sequence is MADIGKGTSAAGCNDRCGCPSPCPGGESCRCRMTAASGGDQEHNMCPCGEHCGCNPCTCSKTQTSAKSGKAFCTCGEGCTCATCAA, encoded by the exons ATGGCAGACATAGGCAAAGGAACCTCAGCCGCTGGCTGCAACGATCGCTGTGGCTGCCCATCTCCCTGTCCAGGTGGAGAATCCTGCAG GTGCAGGATGACCGCAGCATCTGGTGGGGACCAAGAACACAACATGTGCCCGTGTGGGGAGCACTGCGGCTGCAACCCTTGCACCTGCTCCAAGACCCAGACCTCCGCTAAGAGCGGCAAGGCCTTTTGCACCTGTGGAGAGGGTTGCACCTGCGCAACTTGCGCCGCTTAG
- the LOC108831589 gene encoding uncharacterized protein LOC108831589 — MHAKTDSEATSIDAALSWPPRSPPRSATRPLYYVQSPSNHDVEKMSFGSGCSPMGSPSHPHYYHCSPIHHSRESSTSRFSDRALFSYKSILEGSGRRRYINSAIDEETDGGDDDPFRNVRLYGCLLLSLFLLFTVFSLILWGASKSYPPKVVVKGMLVRNFNVQAGNDPSGVPTDMLSLNSTVRIFYRNPSTFFAVHVTASPLLLHYSNLLLSSGEMEKFTVGRKSRRNIATVVHGHQIPLYGSVSPHLDTLSLPLNLTLVLRSRAYILGTLVTSNFHTRIICSFTLNVNRLPKPMSLIHSCTHHH; from the exons ATGCATGCAAAGACGGACTCGGAGGCCACTAGCATTGACGCGGCTTTATCATGGCCGCCGCGCTCTCCGCCACGTTCGGCGACTAGACCTCTTTACTATGTTCAGAGTCCCTCCAACCACGACGTCGAGAAGATGTCATTTGGGTCGGGTTGCAGCCCGATGGGTTCTCCGTCACACCCACATTATTACCACTGCTCACCCATCCATCACTCCCGTGAATCCTCCACCTCTCGCTTCTCCGACCGCGCACTTTTCTCATACAAGTCAATCCTAGAAGGAAGCGGACGCCGCCGTTACATCAACAGCGCCATCGACGAAGAAACTGACGGCGGAGATGACGACCCCTTTCGAAATGTGCGTCTCTATGGCTGCTTGCTACTCTCCTTGTTCCTCTTGTTCACAGTCTTCTCTCTCATACTGTGGGGCGCTAGCAAATCCTACCCTCCTAAAGTTGTGGTAAAG GGGATGCTGGTGAGGAACTTTAACGTGCAGGCTGGGAACGATCCTAGCGGAGTGCCCACTGACATGCTGTCTCTTAATTCGACGGTCAGGATCTTCTACCGGAACCCCTCCACCTTCTTCGCCGTCCATGTCACTGCTTCCCCTCTCCTCCTCCACTACTCCAACCTCCTCCTCTCCTCCGGTGAGATGGAGAAGTTCACGGTGGGTAGGAAAAGCCGAAGGAATATAGCCACGGTGGTGCACGGCCATCAGATTCCCCTATACGGCAGTGTCTCTCCCCATCTCGACACACTGTCCCTGCCCCTCAATCTCACTCTTGTCCTCCGTTCCAGGGCTTACATTTTAGGCACACTCGTCACCTCCAACTTCCATACAAGGATCATTTGCTCCTTCACTCTTAATGTCAACCGCCTTCCCAAACCCATGTCTCTTATCCACTCATGTACTCATCACCACTGA
- the LOC108839285 gene encoding protein CHAPERONE-LIKE PROTEIN OF POR1, chloroplastic — translation MAAAAISAGPNRLISDVPLHLPTKFNSFFFPSGKTQQLWRSSAILLPTRRRRCAAPPPPRASSRADDSPPFDMSVEAAMKVLGVSEGASFDEILRAKKSILASRKDDPNAISQAEAAYDMLLMQSLNQRRAGKVVSNNIRYADVKSTSPLGTGRVSQWMKNPPVSVDMPSTSNLGIQAGVYGAMMALTYVNGSSIDSYARADVPGLILATSFGASLYFMTKRNVKLGKAAAITAGGLVVGAVVGSTIESWLHVDVVPFLGIHSPAAVVSEFIVFSQFLVSLCLR, via the exons ATGGCAGCCGCAGCTATCTCCGCCGGACCAAACCGCCTTATCAGCGATGTTCCTCTCCATCTTCCGACCAAATTCAATTCCTTCTTCTTTCCTTCCGGAAAGACTCAGCAGCTGTGGCGCTCCTCGGCGATTCTCCTGCCTACGCGGCGGCGGCGATGCGCGGCGCCTCCTCCTCCTAGAGCCAGTTCTCGAGCTGACGATTCCCCGCCGTTCGACATGTCTGTGGAGGCGGCTATGAAGGTACTCGGTGTCTCTGAAGGAGCTTCCTTCGACGAAATACTCCGTGCCAAGAAGTCGATTCTTGCTTCCCGTAAGGACGACCCCAACGCCATCTCGCAG GCGGAGGCTGCATATGACATGCTGCTGATGCAGAGCCTCAACCAACGCCGAGCAGGCAAAGTTGTGAGCAACAACATTCGCTACGCCGATGTTAAATCCACCAGCCCTCTGGGTACAGGGAGGGTGTCTCAGTGGATGAAGAATCCACCTGTATCTGTTGATATGCCGTCCACTAGCAATTTGGGAATTCAAGCCGGAGTTTATGGAGCAATGATGGCACTGACTTATGTTAACGGCAGTTCCATAGACTCTTATGCCCGTGCTGATGTGCCAGGACTTATATTGGCCACCAGCTTTGGAGCTTCCCTCTACTTTATGACCAAACGAAACGTCAAGCTAG GGAAAGCAGCTGCAATAACGGCAGGAGGACTAGTGGTAGGTGCAGTGGTGGGATCGACCATTGAGAGCTGGCTTCATGTTGACGTGGTCCCCTTTTTGGGTATCCACTCTCCAGCTGCAGTCGTGAGTGAATTTATAGTCTTCTCTCAGTTCTTGGTGTCTCTATGCTTAAGGTAG